The following are encoded together in the bacterium genome:
- a CDS encoding sigma-54-dependent Fis family transcriptional regulator produces the protein MALDYRQFPILVVDDEPDILRAFGFNYGDEFEVVTAESGARGLDVLTETDVAVIVADQRMPGMGGTEFLERSMAIRPDATRIVLTGYTDVEALVQAVNASRIFRYVQKPWEPDELRLALFRAIELFHLTRENARLVEALRRANERLAVENAYLREAAVPAAEIVGVSAAVKDVLGLVAKVAPSRSTVLVQGETGTGKELVARAIHAHSPRRDELFVPVNCAALTEGLLESELFGHRKGSFTGAVADRKGLFEVADGGTLFLDEIAETELGFQAKLLRVLQEGEVRPIGDSRTHAVDVRVVAATNRRLDEEVRAGRFREDLYYRLKVFPITIPPLRERPEDIAPIARHLVRRIAGQMKKPVGELTPEALAVLQRAPFRGNVRELANEIERAMLLAEPGGPLGEELLSTELLESAEADRPPGMLQQKTDDFERRQILEALDRHNGVKARVAEELGMSYRGLMKKLRRLKL, from the coding sequence GTGGCGCTCGACTACCGCCAGTTTCCGATCCTCGTCGTCGACGACGAGCCGGACATCCTGCGGGCCTTCGGCTTCAACTACGGGGACGAGTTCGAGGTCGTCACGGCGGAGTCCGGGGCGCGTGGGCTGGATGTCCTGACGGAGACCGACGTCGCCGTCATCGTCGCCGACCAGCGCATGCCGGGCATGGGCGGCACCGAGTTCCTGGAGCGCTCGATGGCGATCCGGCCGGACGCCACGCGCATCGTGCTCACCGGCTACACCGACGTCGAGGCGCTGGTGCAGGCGGTGAACGCGAGCCGCATCTTCCGTTACGTGCAGAAGCCGTGGGAGCCGGACGAGCTGCGGCTGGCCCTCTTCCGGGCCATCGAGCTGTTCCATCTGACGCGCGAGAACGCGCGTCTGGTCGAGGCGCTGCGCCGCGCCAACGAGCGGCTCGCGGTCGAGAACGCCTACCTGCGCGAGGCGGCGGTGCCGGCGGCCGAGATCGTCGGCGTGAGCGCCGCGGTGAAGGACGTCCTCGGGCTCGTCGCGAAGGTCGCGCCGTCGCGCAGCACGGTGCTGGTGCAGGGCGAGACGGGCACCGGCAAGGAGCTGGTCGCGCGCGCGATCCACGCGCACAGCCCGCGGCGCGACGAGCTCTTCGTGCCGGTGAACTGCGCCGCGCTCACCGAGGGTTTGCTCGAGAGCGAGCTCTTCGGGCACCGCAAGGGCTCCTTCACCGGCGCGGTCGCCGACCGCAAGGGCCTGTTCGAGGTCGCCGACGGCGGCACGCTCTTCCTCGACGAGATCGCCGAGACCGAGCTGGGCTTCCAGGCGAAGCTGCTGCGCGTCCTCCAGGAGGGGGAGGTGCGTCCCATCGGCGACAGCCGCACGCACGCGGTCGACGTGCGCGTCGTCGCGGCCACCAATCGCCGGCTCGACGAGGAGGTGCGCGCCGGGCGCTTCCGCGAGGATCTCTACTACCGCCTGAAGGTCTTCCCGATCACGATCCCGCCGCTGCGCGAGCGCCCGGAGGACATCGCGCCGATCGCGCGCCATCTCGTCCGGCGGATCGCGGGTCAGATGAAGAAGCCGGTCGGCGAGCTGACGCCCGAAGCCCTCGCGGTCCTCCAGCGCGCCCCGTTCCGTGGCAACGTGCGCGAGCTGGCCAACGAGATCGAGCGCGCGATGCTGCTGGCCGAGCCGGGCGGCCCGCTCGGCGAGGAGCTGCTGTCGACGGAGCTGCTCGAGTCCGCCGAGGCGGATCGGCCGCCGGGCATGCTCCAGCAGAAGACCGACGACTTCGAGCGCCGCCAGATCCTCGAAGCGCTGGATCGCCACAACGGCGTCAAGGCGCGGGTCGCGGAGGAGCTCGGCATGAGCTACCGCGGCCTCATGAAGAAGCTGCGGCGTCTCAAGCTCTGA
- a CDS encoding GAF domain-containing protein, protein MAEGFPTTPRAATTVRLAAIVLGVLAIALATRTTITSAEWVGRTFPGFLLLPNRVVASIGLADWSGPQELYQNEVLAVDGRPVASTADVYDYVAELAPGTAVRYRVRWRGADRDVVVPTKRFGARDWVLLFGAYLLNSAVYLASGLVTWTLRPRASLGRALLAFGTLSTLWMVTAMDLYGPATFVRLHLVGESLFPAAGFHLGLLFPSPHPWAPYAWVFYALGTALLIPYELFLYTPALYTLIHNAAMVYLGCAALFFGWRLVLEYWRGRSQLDRQRIRVMTLGTLMGFALPGVIFLASALTAGSVAVNSGAFTGFLFAMALAYAVVKHDLFEIDAMVKRGAYYLLLTGAVGAAYVGSVLVFNLALPGDVTGSPAFPVAFTLAVLLLFNPLRSLLQGIVDRVFFRTAYDGAAVLDRVGGALASALQREQIARLVRDGVQGAIPNAGTRLFVGTAAEGLHEVGGDATVPAALVPALGAGRVLTAFDSAESYAEPAALDVVRAALTALGAELAVPLLLRGAVVGVLTVGPKRSGLFFTAGDAGFLRALANQAAIALQNAASYEALVALNASLEERVAERTVQLETSNRELHHALGELRQAQVQLVQSEKMASLGRLVAGVAHEINNPVSFIATSVSPLRRRIERAAAAGSPDVQKLLGEADEIVGIMARGAERTAAIVKDLRTFSRLGEAQRKAVDLHDGLEVSLRLLESRWRDRVVVHRELGTLPPVECDPGQMNQVFMNLLANACDAIAGPGNLWITTRAGGDAVEIAIRDDGAGMPADVQARVFEPFFTTKDVGAGTGLGLAISHGIVTAHGGTIAIESTPGAGTTVRLRLPVTAGASLDSVASAGR, encoded by the coding sequence ATGGCGGAGGGCTTCCCGACCACGCCCCGCGCGGCGACCACGGTTCGGCTCGCAGCCATCGTCCTCGGCGTGCTCGCGATCGCGCTCGCCACCCGCACGACGATCACCAGTGCCGAGTGGGTCGGGCGCACGTTCCCGGGCTTCCTCCTGCTGCCGAATCGGGTCGTCGCATCGATCGGGCTGGCGGACTGGAGCGGGCCGCAGGAGCTGTATCAGAACGAGGTCCTCGCGGTGGACGGGCGGCCGGTGGCGAGCACCGCCGACGTCTACGACTACGTCGCCGAGCTCGCCCCCGGCACGGCGGTCCGCTATCGCGTGCGCTGGCGCGGGGCCGACCGCGACGTCGTCGTGCCGACCAAGCGCTTCGGCGCGCGCGACTGGGTCCTCCTCTTCGGCGCGTATCTCCTCAACTCCGCCGTCTACCTCGCCTCGGGTCTGGTCACGTGGACGTTGCGTCCGCGGGCCTCGCTCGGGCGCGCGTTGCTCGCGTTCGGCACGCTGTCGACGCTGTGGATGGTCACGGCGATGGACCTCTACGGTCCCGCGACCTTCGTGCGCCTGCACCTCGTCGGCGAGTCCCTGTTCCCGGCCGCGGGCTTCCACCTGGGGCTGCTCTTCCCGTCCCCGCACCCGTGGGCGCCGTACGCGTGGGTCTTCTACGCCCTCGGGACGGCGCTGCTCATCCCCTACGAGCTCTTCCTCTACACGCCGGCGCTCTACACGCTGATCCACAACGCCGCGATGGTCTACCTCGGCTGCGCGGCGCTCTTCTTCGGCTGGCGCCTCGTCCTCGAGTATTGGCGCGGCCGCTCGCAGCTCGATCGCCAGCGCATCCGTGTGATGACGCTCGGGACCCTCATGGGGTTCGCGTTGCCGGGCGTGATCTTCCTCGCCTCGGCGCTCACGGCGGGGAGCGTCGCCGTCAACAGCGGGGCGTTCACGGGCTTCCTGTTCGCGATGGCGCTCGCCTACGCCGTCGTCAAGCACGACCTCTTCGAGATCGACGCGATGGTGAAGCGGGGGGCGTACTACCTGCTCCTCACCGGCGCCGTCGGCGCCGCGTACGTCGGGTCGGTGCTCGTCTTCAACCTGGCGTTGCCGGGCGACGTCACGGGATCGCCCGCCTTTCCCGTCGCCTTCACGCTGGCGGTGCTGCTGCTGTTCAACCCCTTGCGCAGCCTGCTCCAGGGCATCGTCGACCGCGTCTTCTTCCGCACCGCGTACGACGGCGCCGCCGTGCTCGACCGGGTCGGCGGGGCGCTCGCCTCGGCGCTCCAGCGCGAGCAGATCGCACGCCTGGTGCGCGACGGCGTGCAGGGGGCGATCCCGAACGCGGGGACGCGTCTCTTCGTCGGCACGGCGGCGGAGGGACTGCACGAGGTCGGCGGCGACGCGACGGTGCCCGCGGCGCTCGTGCCCGCGCTCGGTGCCGGCCGCGTGCTCACCGCCTTCGACTCGGCCGAGAGCTACGCCGAGCCCGCGGCGCTCGACGTGGTGCGGGCGGCGCTGACGGCGCTCGGCGCCGAGCTGGCCGTGCCGCTCCTGCTCCGCGGCGCGGTGGTCGGCGTCCTGACCGTCGGTCCGAAACGCTCCGGCCTCTTCTTCACCGCGGGCGACGCGGGCTTCCTGCGGGCGCTGGCGAACCAGGCGGCGATCGCGCTCCAGAACGCCGCCTCGTACGAGGCGCTCGTCGCCCTCAACGCCAGCCTCGAGGAGCGCGTCGCCGAGCGCACCGTGCAGCTGGAGACGTCGAACCGCGAGCTGCACCACGCGCTCGGCGAGCTGCGGCAGGCGCAGGTGCAGCTCGTGCAGTCGGAGAAGATGGCGTCGCTCGGCCGGCTCGTCGCGGGCGTCGCGCACGAGATCAACAACCCGGTCAGCTTCATCGCGACGAGCGTGTCGCCGCTGCGCCGCCGCATCGAGCGCGCCGCCGCCGCCGGCTCGCCCGACGTGCAGAAGCTCCTCGGCGAGGCCGACGAGATCGTCGGCATCATGGCGCGCGGCGCCGAGCGCACGGCGGCGATCGTGAAGGACCTGCGCACGTTCTCGCGTCTCGGCGAAGCGCAGCGCAAGGCGGTCGATCTGCACGACGGCCTCGAGGTGAGCCTGCGCCTCCTCGAGTCGCGCTGGCGCGACCGCGTCGTCGTGCATCGCGAGCTCGGCACGCTGCCGCCGGTGGAGTGCGATCCGGGGCAAATGAATCAGGTCTTCATGAATCTCCTCGCGAACGCCTGCGACGCCATCGCCGGGCCGGGGAACCTCTGGATCACGACCCGCGCCGGCGGCGACGCCGTCGAGATCGCCATCCGCGACGACGGGGCGGGCATGCCGGCCGACGTGCAGGCGCGCGTGTTCGAGCCCTTCTTCACCACCAAGGACGTCGGGGCCGGCACCGGGCTCGGCCTGGCCATCAGCCATGGCATCGTCACCGCCCACGGCGGCACGATCGCGATCGAGAGTACGCCGGGCGCCGGCACCACGGTGCGGCTCCGGCTCCCCGTCACCGCGGGCGCCTCGCTTGACAGCGTCGCGAGCGCGGGTCGATAG
- the coaE gene encoding dephospho-CoA kinase (Dephospho-CoA kinase (CoaE) performs the final step in coenzyme A biosynthesis.) encodes MQARPVIGLTGGIGAGKSTAAKILGELGAYVIDADKVGHDVYAPGTGGFRAVVEAFGSEIVAADGTIDRRRLGTTVFADPAQLRRLNGLVHPLIGLAIRERLMAAQAEAARTPIVVEAAIMMEAGWTFFDEVWAVIVEPETAIARVTASRGLSRVDVEQRLAAQMTNDERVRRATRVIHNDGTPAALRAQVEAAWRAVGGS; translated from the coding sequence ATGCAGGCGCGGCCCGTCATCGGGCTCACCGGCGGCATCGGCGCCGGCAAGAGCACCGCGGCGAAGATCCTGGGCGAGCTGGGCGCGTACGTCATCGACGCCGACAAGGTCGGCCACGACGTCTACGCGCCGGGCACCGGCGGCTTCCGTGCCGTCGTCGAGGCCTTCGGGTCCGAGATCGTGGCTGCGGACGGCACGATCGATCGGCGGCGGCTCGGCACGACCGTCTTCGCCGATCCGGCGCAGCTGCGCCGCCTGAACGGGCTCGTCCATCCGTTGATCGGCCTCGCCATCCGCGAGCGCCTGATGGCCGCGCAGGCCGAGGCGGCGCGCACGCCCATCGTCGTCGAGGCGGCGATCATGATGGAGGCGGGCTGGACGTTCTTCGACGAGGTCTGGGCGGTGATCGTCGAGCCCGAGACCGCGATCGCGCGCGTCACGGCGTCGCGCGGGCTGTCGCGGGTCGACGTCGAGCAGCGGCTCGCGGCCCAGATGACGAACGACGAGCGCGTGCGCCGGGCGACGCGCGTGATCCACAACGACGGGACGCCCGCGGCGTTGCGGGCGCAGGTGGAGGCGGCATGGCGAGCGGTCGGCGGCTCCTGA
- a CDS encoding GAF domain-containing protein — MGGDPYVYIAAVGAVGLLLAALLLVARPDPLRTAVALVTANLLAWLGGEVCVLLAPNVAQADLAIRATYGALLLLPWTVHRLTAQLDDPGARLHRVAAAATGAAAGIGVGLLAATDLVIAGARFEPPHFHRVGGPLFVPVMATMFTGLLAALAIAIRAMRRTTDRLRRIRFQYLLAGVAANAALGLVDLAVLQPLGFRAHRAFLFPLGTVLACGATIYAVAHTRLLDLPTAARRSIVAVGLLGVLLVPCLGLSLLAELALTGRIELWHSVVTAGLFVIAGFGFPRLRVVAEQSLEQLCFGARADERRLVRALGEEVTTVLSLATLAVVTRTALGRAFGDAEPRLWLWQDERLGRLDPAGDAPPTDPHLLALLADASGPVLRAERSARDAGLLEAAHIELAVPLRVKGRLVGLLALGPRGDGRVYTDDDLGLVATVSSQVAIALENARLYEELRESRAEVGRASRLSALGMLAAGIAHEIRNPLVAVKTFLDLLPHRLNDPEFLGTFRDLSLCELRRVTDLISDLLTLGKSPRAERCAVALDVTLEPVLRLMESTARKSGVEVTLAAERNLPPVWGDPDQLKQIVLNLLLNAIEASPRGAGVTLSLSAARDVVELAVADQGPGIPPERLDAIFQPFFTTKESGTGLGLPLVHQMVVEHDGDIAVDSTPGRGTVFRVRLPAATPLRATGT, encoded by the coding sequence ATGGGTGGCGATCCCTACGTCTACATCGCCGCCGTGGGTGCAGTGGGACTCCTGCTCGCCGCCCTGCTCCTCGTGGCGCGTCCAGACCCCCTGCGCACCGCGGTCGCGCTGGTCACGGCCAATCTCCTTGCCTGGCTCGGGGGAGAGGTGTGCGTCCTGCTGGCGCCGAACGTCGCCCAGGCCGACCTCGCCATCCGCGCCACGTACGGAGCGCTGCTGCTCCTGCCGTGGACGGTGCACCGCCTCACCGCCCAGCTGGACGACCCGGGGGCACGCCTCCATCGCGTCGCCGCGGCCGCCACGGGGGCGGCCGCCGGCATCGGCGTCGGACTCCTCGCCGCCACCGACCTCGTGATCGCGGGCGCGCGGTTCGAGCCGCCGCACTTCCACCGCGTCGGCGGTCCGCTCTTCGTCCCGGTGATGGCGACGATGTTCACCGGGCTGCTCGCCGCGCTGGCGATCGCGATCCGGGCCATGCGGCGCACGACCGACCGTCTGCGCCGCATCCGCTTCCAGTACCTCCTCGCCGGGGTGGCGGCGAACGCGGCCCTCGGCCTCGTCGACCTGGCGGTGCTCCAGCCGCTCGGCTTCCGCGCCCACCGCGCGTTCCTCTTCCCGCTCGGGACGGTCCTCGCGTGCGGGGCGACGATCTACGCCGTCGCGCACACGCGCCTCCTCGATCTACCCACCGCCGCCCGTCGCAGCATCGTCGCCGTCGGCCTCCTCGGCGTGCTGCTCGTGCCCTGCCTCGGGCTCTCGCTCCTCGCCGAGCTGGCGCTGACCGGGCGCATCGAGCTGTGGCACAGCGTCGTCACCGCCGGCCTCTTCGTCATCGCCGGCTTCGGGTTCCCCCGCCTGCGCGTCGTCGCCGAGCAGTCGCTCGAGCAGCTCTGCTTCGGCGCCCGCGCCGACGAGCGACGGCTGGTACGCGCGCTCGGCGAGGAGGTGACGACCGTGCTGAGCCTCGCGACGCTCGCCGTCGTCACGCGCACGGCGCTCGGCCGGGCGTTCGGCGACGCGGAGCCGCGGCTGTGGCTCTGGCAGGACGAGCGCCTCGGACGCCTCGATCCCGCCGGCGACGCGCCTCCCACCGACCCGCATCTGCTGGCGCTGCTCGCGGACGCCTCCGGGCCCGTCCTGCGCGCCGAGCGCTCCGCGCGCGACGCCGGCCTCCTCGAAGCCGCCCACATAGAGCTCGCCGTCCCGCTGCGCGTGAAGGGCCGCCTCGTCGGCCTGCTCGCGCTCGGCCCGCGCGGCGACGGCCGCGTCTACACCGACGACGACCTGGGCCTCGTGGCGACGGTCTCGAGCCAGGTGGCCATCGCGCTCGAGAACGCGCGGCTCTACGAGGAGCTACGGGAATCGCGCGCCGAGGTGGGGCGCGCGAGCCGTCTGTCGGCGCTCGGCATGCTCGCCGCCGGCATCGCGCACGAGATCCGCAACCCGCTGGTCGCCGTGAAGACCTTCCTCGACCTGCTGCCGCACCGGCTGAACGACCCCGAGTTCCTCGGCACCTTCCGCGACCTGAGCCTCTGCGAGCTGCGGCGGGTCACGGATCTGATCAGCGACCTCCTGACGCTCGGCAAGTCGCCGCGCGCCGAGCGCTGTGCCGTGGCCCTCGACGTGACGCTCGAGCCGGTGCTGCGCCTGATGGAATCGACCGCGCGCAAGAGCGGGGTCGAGGTCACGCTCGCGGCCGAACGCAACCTGCCGCCGGTCTGGGGCGATCCCGACCAGCTGAAGCAGATCGTCCTCAACCTGCTGCTGAACGCCATCGAAGCGAGCCCGCGCGGCGCGGGCGTGACGCTCTCGCTCTCCGCGGCACGCGACGTCGTCGAGCTGGCCGTCGCCGACCAGGGCCCGGGGATTCCGCCCGAGCGCCTCGACGCCATCTTCCAGCCGTTCTTCACCACCAAGGAGAGCGGCACCGGGCTCGGCCTGCCGCTCGTCCACCAGATGGTCGTCGAGCACGACGGCGACATCGCGGTCGACAGCACGCCGGGACGCGGCACCGTCTTCCGCGTCCGCCTGCCCGCCGCGACGCCGCTGCGCGCGACCGGGACGTAG
- a CDS encoding GAF domain-containing protein, with translation MPMFRKIRRARPQAGAAEEGAREVADAPVVPVGAVVRRGPNLAAQLRAIAEQATLPEDAFEPALQAILEATGASAGALCLFDVRYGILRLTTEVGLSDEGCRRLRSVRRGDPASWDMPLHGLLNRRAYLIESAARNRYVPRLLTAGAPVRTVACVPLYAETTPLGSLVLVTVAPRAFVERDIQALWRPLAELVRMIEAVRRQVGAGGSEIGHDLPPPPRRFVPTPDVVTLTAERDRLLGEVTALRADQERFAVMLREHAQEVESLRTAVAESGAERDRLRGEVERARSDDRVARLTASLEAAERERERLAAALEAAASLHSDQVKRESMLDEARREAQRLAETHAHELERVRAAGDERAVASERVARERQEEIERLRKRSAELETQLQAERDREHGFQAELARLTAAQQAAATREKQLHEELERVSAGRAAEDADVATARSLPRRASHFSIRPSLTQSARRPRAGGGDRDGARDDARGARGARRASARAQAEIARLEDGQRAAAAEQERLASLVATHVAAVREACAERDRLAAELAAVREDYERSVAGSRQREAEGAAVGARLEMLAAERDQLRALLATAEEERERVRAEAGTQLATLESQLRGAQREHEAALSRLVAERDRLALEHDRLLAEREALESKLAAAEADVSPLEIPAPEAEGDDDVAADADGEDDVAAAIPMPEPGALDDAEPDDAVIAIAVTDAVAQTPKVEPGKTAVVVLDVQEAWADATLAEHQVIVLPPDGGAGEHIAAVEPERVIVNLAAPGALQAMMALRAAGCSARFWGCIADPRAGHGLALGPVEPAVAPLDPDAVIETLGLYAGQGGRVVTTGADVDALMSLRQALSRRRVSVSMAWDGKQAAELLSVVKPLAVVVDLDLPRRDGYSVIAALGAIEPIPYAVVVGGSDDAPAALRAQLTDGTNARRLIPLAQIVSDLLARIETTPVVERKQKVRVIQGTGR, from the coding sequence ATGCCGATGTTCCGCAAGATACGCCGCGCACGTCCACAGGCGGGGGCTGCCGAGGAGGGGGCGCGCGAGGTCGCCGACGCCCCCGTGGTGCCGGTGGGCGCGGTCGTGCGTCGCGGGCCGAACCTGGCGGCGCAGCTGCGGGCCATCGCCGAGCAGGCGACGCTGCCCGAGGACGCGTTCGAGCCGGCCCTCCAGGCGATCCTCGAAGCGACCGGCGCGTCGGCCGGGGCGCTGTGCCTGTTCGACGTGCGCTACGGCATCCTGCGTCTGACCACCGAGGTCGGCCTGTCGGACGAGGGCTGCCGCCGGCTGCGCTCGGTGCGGCGCGGCGACCCGGCGTCGTGGGACATGCCGCTGCACGGCCTGCTCAACCGGCGCGCGTACCTCATCGAGAGCGCGGCGCGGAACCGCTACGTGCCGCGGCTGCTCACCGCCGGCGCCCCGGTGCGCACGGTGGCCTGCGTGCCGCTGTATGCGGAGACGACCCCGCTCGGCAGCCTCGTCCTCGTGACGGTCGCACCGCGGGCGTTCGTCGAGCGCGACATCCAGGCGCTGTGGCGGCCGCTCGCCGAGCTGGTGCGGATGATCGAGGCGGTGCGGCGTCAGGTGGGCGCGGGCGGGTCGGAGATCGGGCACGACCTGCCGCCGCCGCCGCGGCGCTTCGTGCCGACCCCGGACGTGGTCACGCTGACGGCCGAGCGCGATCGGCTGCTCGGCGAGGTCACCGCGCTGCGCGCCGATCAGGAGCGCTTCGCGGTGATGCTCCGCGAGCACGCGCAGGAAGTCGAGTCGCTGCGGACGGCGGTGGCGGAGTCGGGCGCGGAGCGCGATCGGCTGCGCGGCGAGGTCGAGCGCGCGCGCAGCGACGACCGCGTCGCCCGTCTCACCGCCTCCCTCGAAGCCGCGGAGCGCGAGCGCGAGCGGCTCGCCGCGGCGCTGGAGGCGGCGGCGTCGCTGCACAGCGACCAGGTGAAGCGCGAGAGCATGCTCGACGAGGCGCGGCGCGAAGCGCAGCGGCTGGCCGAGACGCACGCGCACGAGCTGGAGCGCGTGCGCGCGGCGGGCGACGAGCGGGCCGTGGCGAGCGAGCGGGTCGCGCGCGAGCGGCAGGAGGAGATCGAGCGCCTGCGCAAGCGGAGCGCGGAGCTGGAGACGCAGCTCCAGGCGGAGCGCGATCGCGAGCACGGGTTCCAGGCCGAGCTGGCGCGGCTCACGGCGGCGCAGCAGGCCGCGGCGACGCGCGAGAAGCAGCTGCACGAGGAGCTGGAGCGCGTGTCGGCCGGCCGTGCGGCGGAGGATGCGGACGTCGCGACCGCTCGATCCTTACCGCGTCGCGCTTCCCATTTTTCAATAAGGCCATCCTTGACCCAAAGCGCGCGGCGGCCGAGGGCTGGCGGCGGCGACCGCGACGGAGCTCGCGACGACGCGCGCGGCGCTCGAGGCGCTCGAAGGGCGAGCGCGCGGGCGCAGGCCGAGATCGCGCGGTTGGAGGACGGGCAGCGCGCCGCGGCGGCCGAGCAGGAGCGGCTGGCCTCGCTCGTCGCGACCCACGTGGCCGCGGTGCGCGAGGCGTGCGCCGAGCGCGATCGCCTGGCCGCCGAGCTGGCGGCCGTGCGCGAGGACTACGAGCGCAGCGTCGCCGGATCGCGCCAGCGCGAGGCCGAAGGCGCGGCGGTGGGAGCGCGGCTCGAGATGCTGGCCGCCGAGCGCGACCAGCTGCGCGCCCTGCTCGCGACCGCGGAGGAGGAGCGCGAGCGGGTGCGCGCCGAAGCGGGTACGCAGCTCGCGACGCTGGAGAGCCAGCTGCGCGGCGCGCAACGCGAGCACGAGGCCGCCCTGTCGAGGCTGGTCGCGGAGCGCGATCGACTGGCGCTGGAGCACGACCGGCTCCTCGCCGAGCGCGAGGCGCTCGAGTCGAAGCTCGCGGCGGCCGAGGCCGACGTCTCGCCGCTCGAGATCCCGGCGCCGGAGGCCGAGGGCGACGACGACGTCGCCGCAGACGCCGACGGCGAGGACGACGTCGCCGCGGCGATCCCCATGCCCGAGCCGGGCGCGCTCGACGACGCCGAGCCCGACGATGCCGTCATCGCGATCGCGGTCACCGACGCGGTCGCGCAGACGCCCAAGGTCGAGCCCGGCAAGACCGCGGTCGTCGTGCTCGACGTCCAGGAAGCCTGGGCCGACGCCACGCTCGCCGAGCATCAGGTGATCGTGCTGCCTCCCGACGGCGGCGCGGGCGAGCACATCGCTGCGGTCGAGCCCGAGCGGGTCATCGTCAACCTGGCCGCGCCCGGGGCGCTTCAGGCGATGATGGCGCTGCGCGCCGCCGGGTGCAGCGCCCGCTTCTGGGGCTGCATCGCCGATCCCCGCGCGGGACACGGGCTCGCGCTCGGGCCGGTGGAGCCCGCCGTCGCGCCGCTCGACCCCGACGCGGTCATCGAGACGCTCGGGCTCTACGCCGGGCAGGGGGGGCGCGTCGTGACCACGGGCGCCGACGTCGACGCGCTCATGAGCCTGCGCCAGGCGCTGTCGCGGCGCCGCGTCTCGGTGTCGATGGCCTGGGACGGCAAGCAGGCCGCGGAGCTGCTGTCGGTGGTGAAGCCGCTGGCGGTGGTCGTCGATCTGGATCTGCCGCGCCGCGACGGCTACTCGGTGATCGCGGCGCTCGGCGCGATCGAGCCGATCCCGTACGCGGTCGTCGTGGGCGGCAGCGACGACGCGCCGGCGGCGTTGCGCGCGCAGCTGACCGACGGGACCAACGCGCGTCGCTTGATCCCGCTGGCGCAGATCGTCTCCGATCTGCTCGCGCGCATCGAGACGACGCCGGTCGTCGAGCGCAAGCAGAAGGTGCGGGTCATCCAGGGCACGGGACGCTGA
- a CDS encoding alpha/beta hydrolase, with protein sequence MEDVRIPLPAGAAVSGRVARAGAGAPAVVLGHGAGSDLAHPHLVALQEHLPAHGFAVVTYNFPYRDARRRFPDRRPVLDATARALLDWTADTLAPAWLVAGGRSMGGRIASHVVAGDARVHGLCFLGFPLHPADEPAVERAAHLPGLDLPMLFVQGEHDALAERALLRTVLAGLPRATLHEIAAADHSLAAAKRSGRTPAEVTDEVLAVVGDWLAALAR encoded by the coding sequence GTGGAGGACGTCCGCATCCCGCTCCCCGCCGGCGCCGCGGTGTCGGGCCGCGTCGCGCGCGCCGGCGCCGGCGCGCCTGCCGTGGTGCTCGGTCACGGCGCCGGCAGCGATCTCGCGCATCCGCACCTCGTGGCGCTCCAGGAGCACCTGCCGGCACACGGGTTCGCCGTGGTCACGTACAACTTCCCCTACCGCGACGCGCGCCGCCGCTTCCCCGATCGCCGTCCCGTGCTCGACGCGACCGCGCGCGCCCTCCTCGACTGGACGGCCGACACGCTCGCGCCGGCGTGGCTCGTCGCGGGCGGGCGCTCGATGGGCGGGCGCATCGCCTCCCACGTCGTCGCCGGCGACGCGCGCGTCCACGGGCTCTGCTTCCTCGGCTTCCCGCTCCATCCCGCCGACGAGCCGGCGGTCGAGCGTGCCGCGCATCTGCCGGGGCTCGATCTGCCGATGCTCTTCGTGCAGGGCGAGCACGACGCGCTCGCCGAGCGCGCGCTGCTCCGCACCGTGCTGGCCGGGCTGCCGCGCGCGACGCTGCACGAGATCGCCGCCGCCGATCACTCGCTCGCGGCCGCGAAGCGCAGCGGCCGCACGCCGGCCGAGGTGACGGACGAGGTGCTGGCGGTCGTGGGCGACTGGCTCGCCGCGCTCGCGCGCTGA